One Arachis hypogaea cultivar Tifrunner chromosome 18, arahy.Tifrunner.gnm2.J5K5, whole genome shotgun sequence genomic window, ttctatgtaaaagaaattcaataaaaatatttctttcacacttttaaacctatttattcttaaaatatttttaatcaaattttttctaaataacaaaaataaaataaaacaatataggAATAATaactactaactaaaacatacaaacaagtaaatataataccatatatatactttttttaattattattgtgcggaTCTGTGGATCCGCGGATCAGATATGCGGATTCAGAGCTAATATCCGTGATCCGATCCGTAAAGAGTGCGGATCGGATCCTATCCGATCCAATCAGACTTCGGAATGGATCGTATCCGCAATTTTtggatcggatgcggatatttaCTGCAAATTTGCGGATATAATCCGATCCATAAACACTCCTACTTTTGACGACATAATAAAAGAGttacattattaaatttattgaattaaaaaagaaaaaaatctttaCAAGATACTTCTcttcattctctttttttttataagttaTGTTGAATAAAAGTATGTTCATGTTGAAAGTAAACATGAGAATGAATTTCTAAAGTCTTTGCATTATTTGAGTTTGTTGTACTTCGGgactttcattctattttgaaGACAAACATGATAGGACGACAAGGATAGAAATTCACACGCAAGATAGTAGGCGAACTCCAACTAACCTCCACTACTGTCAAAAAAATTATTCAAGCCACAGAAGGagtagaaataataataaaatttaatattagtgTATACAAAAaactcattaaaaaaattaaaatatacatctATTCACCGTGTAAAAATTCATCTAACAGATCCTCCATGAACTTCTCACAATTCATACCTACAACACGCTTTCTCAACTAATTTGGACCATCtacattttttatattaaatctaAATGACTATGTTTCAAGGTACACCTGATAATAACAAAATTCTTGTAGTAAAATTCAGAActacaaaaaattataacatatacCAATATATTATTGgaccttgtaattttttttgtacaGGTATCTTGATAAGATTAATTTACTATTCTAGTATCAATTGaaatgaaaaaattataatatatgctCTGAATACAGATTAAATTAATGATTCtaaatgtaatttatttttgtacAGCTACAGTTATGTCTATCAATCTtagcaatttaaaagaataaaagaattgtTCTGCCCATCATCACTCCATTTACATTAAATACAATCCTCAAAATTACATAAAATACTACGATTACATTCCATTCAGAGAATTTATTACAATGAAAATggggagaaagagaagaagaaggtaCTTCTTTGACGACATTTTCTCTAAGACACATTGAATTTTTCAAGGACTTGATTTCTGTGAGAGCCTCCCCCGACTCTCTATCTTTTTCTGCAAGTGACGCAACAAACAAATTAGTAAGATGACCattttcacaaattaaattttaaaaaactaatataaaatattactaaaacattgacaaatttttttaaatcagattgaaaatttaaaatgagACCATTGTCATAAATAAAGTACTCCATACAttattcaaaacaaaaataaaaaagagaaaaatactatTCATAATTTCTTACTTCTTAATTATCATGATAGTCGTcattttgctaattttttttttctccctcCAAAATGAATTATAATCTTGTAATAATTTCTGTTTTTGGTGcataaaaaattctataatttaAGAGATGCaaagggtaaaaaaaaaaaaaatatatatatatatatatatatatatatatatatcacagaaaaaataaaaatgattttatcaaattaaaaattcaaccgACATTTGCATCGAATTGTGCATGAACCGAATACTGGATAGGAAAAGAAGGAGACAAAATGACCTCGAAGCCTATTGTAGAGGTGAATGAGCTCGAAAAAAGAGAAAATACCTAGCACTTAGTTTTCATATTTTGTCATTTtagataaaagaaacaaaatgtcAGAATAGAAAAAGGTTCAAGTTAATTATTAAAGAGGCAAAGAGCCTCCATCCAACTAacaattttttacttaaaaatggTCCGTTACTTTATTTTTTAGAACAACCCTGCTAGGTGAATAATGAGAGATGCGAATAACATGAACAACGGATCACATTTTAGGTCCATTAATAAAGATTAtatctaattaattcaaaatttgatttttaaaattaaaattaattttttttaacctattatttacgttattaaaaaaaagtattgttACCCTATACTTTTTTCATTAATAAATCTATTTTGCATAAAAACATAAACATATATTGtaaagagaaataaataaatatcacttataaaatattttagttatgtaTCAATTTAATCAATTCATCGGATCATCTTAAATAGACagatttttcatttcaatttttttttgggtattattcattttaaaattaaattaataaaaaatgaaatactTAATAAATagattcatttttttttgtattaagagCAAAGATATCTGTCAattcatttgaaaaaaaaagtcaccaaaaaaaaaattcatttgaaaaaaaaaacaagcataGACCCAAAAGACAGTTTTATCAAACACAAAAAAGTCCAAAATAAGACTTAAGTCAATAAATAAGTCAACTGGTTTAGTATTTCATTAAATGGAACAAACTCTATTTTAGCTTTCCCTAAATATTTGATATATGTTTGATCCGAGTAATCTTACATGCATGTTTATCTAGATAGtgaatttctatttttcattttgtaataatACTTGAGTATACTTTATTTTTATAACTCTTACATATAAATGTTTACTGATGGAGTTGATATAAAGCGTAAAAAGAGGTGTACATCCAAAAAATATCTCTCTACATAAAAGAATAATGGAACTGAAATGAATTAGAATACTGAAAGGATTAAATTGCGAAAACAATTGTATGCTTAGGGAAATCATAATACCAAATAGGATTATTCAGTTACATTCACTAAATCTATtaaacacactaaaaataaaGGTAAAATTCACATCCTTGTAAAAGCTATTTTCAAAGATAGCATTTCTAGAAATCATATTCCCAATAAGAATATAACAATTCATATATGATAGATAAGtaatatttgattataaaaatactaTCTACACACAAAAAAATCAATCATCAGATTAGTTATTACATAggataaaatactaaattaatctCTTATATTTTGGTGTAATTCTATTTTGGTCTTTAAGGTTTAAAATGTCATATTTGAATTCCaaaaaatttcatttagttttaatgtAGTCCCACCATGAGGttagaattaaataattaacggaatgtcctacatGTCAGCAAtacaagaacaaggtcgataatttgGAGAGTAAGTACAAGCTCTAGAAGCACAAAATCAACTGTGGatgtatcaatatatttatttattatttttcttacaatttaaatgaaatgttttctatagaactaaagagaatgataaataaatgtattgatgcatccacggttgattttgtgtttGTACTTGTTCTCTAGATTATCAACATTATTCTTGTACTGCTGTCATATAAGATATTTCGttcattatttaactttgacttcacggtgggactacattaaagttaaataaaaatttttaagattcaaataggacactttaaatctTAAGGACCAAAATAGGATTACGCCAAAACGTAAAAAACCAATTTAATAATTTAccctattatatatttatgtataaatatatgtatcgtttagtgtttattttatatttcaactTGTATTTTATACAAATGATGATGACTgatttaatagctaatttttcatgtaaatataataaagttgattaattatttaaaaattagtttatttgATATCATATAAATTAACCTGCAAAACCATGCATTCTAGCATAAGtttcattttaaatttgttcatttagactgttttttattttgagaataagataaaataagacacTGAGAATATGATACAAAAGAcaaagatataaaaattagtattttttgtaCTGAATATaagatagaataaataataaaaaatttaattgatcttcattttttcttcaaacaaaatttaaaataaaaaataaaataataaaaatataattatgaaaatttgacgATCTCCATTTAGTAACTGTGTCCTTTCtgttaaaaaaaaacacaaaatacagTAATTTCAGTATCTCAAAACACAATATTTTTATCCATATCTTATTTGCcaaatacaattttatgtttACATCTATGTCTCAGCATACTGTTTTTATAAACAAACCCAGGCTTACGTCACAGGATATACGCCATGATAAGCCATGATCTTAAGTTGGAAACTTCTTACATTCATAATACTATTTTATGAACTAAATAATCTTTGTATAAGGAGATTGTTTTTACATGTGAAATAAAAATTCATAAACTAATACAACCAGATCCAGTCAAGCCAAAAGTAAACTAAAGGAAATTAACAAGTGTGGATAAGAAAAATATGAGAAATAATATAAACTAATCAAAGCCCTATGAAGTGTGCAATTATCTTCAATTCAAACCTCAATCCTATCAGCAACAGGTTCCACAAAAAGCCGTGTGGGATTCAAGATACTTACATGTTTCAGGAACAAGGATGGTGAGAATGAGATGAAAATGCCTGATTTTTCATACAAATTCACTCAGAGCAGCAACCAACTTTCTTAACAGCCGAAACATCATCCTTGTTTCCCACACTTATCGTTTGCCCTTGAGGCAATCCTGCAGGATCGTTCCCAGCTTCGAGCGCTTTCCGAGTCATCAAACGATATATTTGTGTCAACACTTGGGTGAATGCATTGTCAACATTCATAGACTCAAGGGCTGAAGTCTCCATGAAAAAGATGTTCTCCCTTTCGGCGAATGCTGTTGCATCTTCGGTAGACACGGCTCGAAGGTGACGCAGGTCTGCTTTATTGCCAACGAGCATTACTATGATGTTGGCATCCGTGTGATCTCTCAACTCCTTCAACCATCTCTCAACATTCTCAAATGTAATATGTCGCGTGACATCATAAACTAGTAAGGCACCAACAGCTCCTCGGTAGTAGGCACTTGTGATTGCGCGATATCTGAAAAAGATTTCAATAATCACACACTTTCATATCCATGAACGGTTATGTTAAAGGACAAGATAATCcaaagttacttttttttttttaagttagagTGAAATTCGAACTCGCAACTTTTAAGTGTGTATGAGAAAACTATGTCATACTCATATGAACTATAGCTTGGTTTAAGGCTGcacacggatcggatcggatcggatatagccTAAAATTCTATCCGATCTGCATTGTActcatcggatcggatatgatatcgGCATTTTTTCAGGCTagatccaatccgatccgatccgcggatCAGATATCGGTATATCCgcataatctaaaaaaaattattttaagattctatttggctacttttacaaaaaaatatccataaaatttatttttcacctgtttaagcctatttactcttaaaatattatcaataaaaattctcttgaataacaaataataataataataataataataataataataataataataataataataataataataataacacaagatttaaatttaattattctaggttgaagtacaacataaaaaattaaaaacaagatatcataaaattcataaaacaacacactaaaattcatatcacattagggtttactttcttaaactatgctatttatatgagaCGTGCGGATATGCGGATTTGCAGATCGAATCCGCGGATATCACTGctaaatccgcaatccgatcctactatagtgcggatcggataatatccacaAAATTCGGATTGGATGCGAATAATTACCACGgatatgcggatattatccgatccatatGCAGCCCTAACTTGGTTGGCTACTTTATTTACtttaacatctataattttatgTAAGtcacatatataattatatatttattatatttaataaattaaattattttattaatttttataattttactaaatttagaattaatttttatatctttttaattaaaattttaaattattttaaattttttaattagatccctaCCATAACAAAAAGATTTGAGTTAACAAAATATTccattctcaaattaaaaatattatcaataattgctaaatttttaaaagtgactctctctttttctattatgACAAAATAGTCCTCTCTCTCCTATCTCTGGCACTTCTTCCTTACCCAATTAGTCTCTAAAATCAAGATGTTGGCAGTTAATTATTTTGGAGGGCTATTTTGTCCTTCTGAACAGAGAGCGCGCCCCATGTTTAGGAATTCAGCAATTGTTGATCATATTTTCAATTCGGGGATAgaaactctaatatttttttttatgatagtaggaatttaattaaaaaatttaaaattatttaaaaataaaattaaaagaaaaaattataaacatttaattataaatttaataaaattataaaaattaatagactAATTAAACCGATTTAATATTAATCAATTattctaacaataattaaaaaatataaaataaaataacaataattaaaaaatacaaaataaaataattttgaattttttggagttgattttttattatcttccaaaaatttttgttttgcaACATATATAGCTAAACACCAccctaaaaataacaataatcataACAATAACACTAAGCAAGGTTTAAAGGAGATCAATGACACCTAGACAAATAAACAGAGGAAGAACATAAAAATGTATAAACATAGTGTAATAAAATTGATGCTAAAATAACATTACCTTATGGAATAACTACTTATTTAAACCCTGTTTACTATACATAGCCTATTAGTATGTATACAAAAGTAAAAATCATAGGAAGAAATTGTTGAAAATTCGATACTTACAAAGAATGCATAACTTGAATGTTTTTTCCGCTGTCAATAAGGTAGAAATTCGATACTTTACAAAATCAAACGATCATGAATTTGGGTAAACGGTCGATTTTGTCCCGAAAGATCAATCGTTATTTAAATTGGTCTTTTAAAgatcttttcaatcaaattcatattttaaacattttaaattaattattttaattatttcgtCACTTTTATTACTAAtgacatcaaaatttattaatttgatatGTTAAGTGATACCACAATATACACCTAATaattttaattgactattaacttgataaatttataaaattaaatcaaattaaaacttaATTGAAGTGAAAACTTGAAGCATTAGATCTCTCCATTTGagatttatttgatttaattttataaatttattatgttaatagttaattaagattactaaatatatattatgatatCATTTAATTTGTCACATCAACAAACTTTGATATCTTTATCCATAGAAGTGAGTAAAAAACtaaaatgactaatttaaaaatttgaaagataaatttaattaaaaaaattttgaaaattaatttgaaaaaatgaGTGATATTTCTAAcggaaaagtatgaggagccaatggaatatttatacaatgtgtacaatggaagtttagtgagtattagagatataataattAGTGTTACCTTTCCTATCAactgaagcttttgggatgagtggtatcataacATAGTATTAGAGCGTTAGATCTAAAAGGTCAATAGTTTAATccatggttattctagatagtatgaaaatgttcattttataactcaatagcccattatacacattgtacaaatagttcattgtctccctagcaaGATACTATTTCTAACCCTTTATTCCATGAATTTCAAAGAGCAAATTAATCTGAGTATTCGTACGGCTACTATAGTGAGCATTCAATTCAAATCCAAGCATGAACGAATTGAAAAGAAAGGGAGGAGTACCTTTCTTGGCCAGCAGTG contains:
- the LOC112772666 gene encoding ras-related protein RABA1f — encoded protein: MASYNRGDDDYDYLFKLVLIGDSGVGKSNLLSRFTRNEFNLESKSTIGVEFATRTITVDDNKVLKAQIWDTAGQERYRAITSAYYRGAVGALLVYDVTRHITFENVERWLKELRDHTDANIIVMLVGNKADLRHLRAVSTEDATAFAERENIFFMETSALESMNVDNAFTQVLTQIYRLMTRKALEAGNDPAGLPQGQTISVGNKDDVSAVKKVGCCSE